One region of Anthonomus grandis grandis chromosome 22, icAntGran1.3, whole genome shotgun sequence genomic DNA includes:
- the LOC126748218 gene encoding leucine-rich repeat-containing protein 15-like: MQIFLLLTVVSVALALPPVSPINCIKGCKCKDILPNILSVVDCEGVLTINSTIFSRLDRRIITVMSFSNVIIDHITEDAFRRLPNLEDVIIKKAQIGSIDSKAFNNIKKVKFADCGFEDSPNITSEKLEEVHFGSCKLDVIPPLDNLFSLTFLNLSGNYIKNIDIMSFTELFDLESLILSNNEITRLPANVFTNNEELSSLYLDNNPLKAFYLNTTNKLETLSLKNCYLSTFDERSSERLTSVSDLNLSNNKITNLSAKDLAHMNQLTVVDLSYNSLRNLDNDIFSANPKLLKVTLDGNKLQNLPNFTLAHDEKFQIYHFSCKDCGLTTLHRNTFKNMPVIMSLNLAYNHFTSIENMFADIKSLRMLDISYNKISSLSQAFENNRNLETLNIAGNSFTALNPNDFSNNKAIEKIDASRCKLKKLWSTNGTVLYSLRKLLLSENELTTLSIADFKIIPGLHDIDLHGNALEFDDKVCLVINYLESLSIYPTIYTKGTEGPLSDDIDNFSSHGWYELHKGKCPAYNSNNVHEFDDQGEYLEDDKDESFDAFKKLNVENDDKEDDNEEDDEEYDESYDSYNDYDKYEENNDHPEVVERENINLARVSYILSITSVFVLTALAVLIMAVVITLCILKRNNNFNMQKANLPRFKIPLWENQLTQKKHSGSVYRPLSEDLSGPKTPTMSRYEFAEAPTVHLSDKS; encoded by the coding sequence ATGCAGATCTTCCTATTATTAACCGTAGTATCGGTGGCGTTAGCCCTGCCACCGGTTAGTCCCATCAATTGCATTAAAGGATGCAAATGTAAGGATATTCTTCCGAATATTCTAAGCGTAGTGGATTGCGAGGGCGTTTTAACCATAAATTCCACTATATTTAGTCGTTTGGATAGAAGAATCATAACTGTTATGAGTTTTTCGAATGTGATAATTGATCACATTACAGAAGATGCCTTTAGACGTCTTCCTAATCTTGAAGATGTAATTATCAAAAAGGCGCAAATAGGATCTATTGATAGCAAAgcctttaataatataaaaaaggttaAATTTGCTGACTGTGGATTTGAAGACAGCCCCAATATTACGTCGGAAAAGTTAGAAGAAGTTCATTTTGGAAGTTGTAAATTAGATGTAATACCACCTTTAGATAACTTATTTTCattaacgtttttaaatttatcggGAAATTACATTAAGAACATTGATATTATGAGTTTTACCGAACTATTCGATCTTGAGTCACTTATCCTCTCAAACAACGAAATCACTAGACTTCCTGCTAATGTTTTCACTAATAATGAAGAACTAAGCAGTCTTTATTTGGATAATAATCCTCTTAAGGCATTTTACTTAAATACTACTAACAAACTAGAGACACtctctttaaaaaattgttacttaAGCACCTTCGATGAGAGATCTTCAGAAAGATTAACTAGTGTAAGCGACTTGAACTTAAGCAATAACAAGATCACTAACTTATCAGCTAAAGATTTGGCTCATATGAACCAGCTCACAGTGGTTGACTTGTCTTATAATAGTCTGAGGAACCTTGATAATGATATCTTTAGTGCCAATCCTAAACTCCTCAAAGTGACTCTTGATggaaataaactgcaaaatttgCCGAATTTCACCCTAGCTCATGAtgagaaatttcaaatttaccATTTCTCTTGCAAGGATTGTGGACTGACTACTCTTCACCGGAACACCTTTAAAAATATGCCAGTCATTATGAGTTTAAACCTGGCTTACAACCACTTTACTTCTATTGAGAACATGTTTGCAGACATTAAAAGTTTAAGAATGCTGGACATATCTTACAATAAAATTAGTTCACTATCACAAGCTTTTGAAAACAATAGAAAtttagaaactttaaatattgctGGAAATTCTTTCACAGCATTAAACCCCAATGACTTTTCTAACAACAAGGCTATTGAGAAAATTGATGCCAGTAGGTGCaagcttaaaaaattatggtCAACAAATGGCACAGTTCTATATTCTTTAAGAAAACTACTGCTCTCTGAAAATGAACTTACAACTTTAAGCAtagcagattttaaaataatcccTGGATTGCATGATATTGATTTGCATGGAAATGCGTTGGAGTTCGATGATAAAGTTTGTttggttattaattatttagaaagTTTGTCAATATACCCAACTATTTATACTAAGGGTACTGAGGGACCCTTAAGTGATGATATTGACAACTTCTCATCACACGGTTGGTATGAGCTTCATAAAGGAAAATGTCCCGCATATAATTCTAATAATGTTCATGAGTTTGATGACCAAGGAGAGTATCTTGAAGATGACAAAGATGAAAGCTTTGACGCCTTTAAGAAactaaatgttgaaaatgatgaTAAAGAAGACGACAATGAGGAGGACGATGAAGAATATGATGAAAGTTATGACTCCTATAACGACTATGATAAATATGAGGAAAACAATGATCATCCCGAAGTTGTCGAGAGAGAGAACATAAATCTTGCTAGGGTATCATATATTCTCTCAATTACGTCTGTATTTGTCTTGACTGCTTTAGCCGTATTAATAATGGCGGTTGTAATTAcattatgcattttaaaaaggAACAATAATTTCAACATGCAAAAAGCAAACTTGCCCAGGTTTAAAATTCCACTTTGGGAGAACCAGCTTACTCAAAAGAAGCATAGCGGCTCAGTCTATCGACCATTATCAGAGGACCTCTCTGGACCAAAAACACCAACAATGAGCCGATACGAATTTGCCGAAGCTCCGACAGTACACTTGAGtgataaatcttaa